The genome window attgaGTCTGCTCACCTTCCTTGGTCACCATCTGAGTTCGTTGGCGCTTGAAAATCCATGGTCGTCACCGTCGCCCTAGGCTCCTAACAGTTGGCGGTGCTCCTCGTCGTTGGTGAAGTCATCAGTTGCATTGCCAGTGCAACTGTGCAGGCGTGCGGAGGTTGGCCGGCTGGGTAGGGCGTAGCGTATGACaggttattttagggttttgttttTTTGCTAGTCTGCTAGTTGCCTTGCCGTGTTTCCTTGTTCGGCTAGGGtcaactcattcatacaaacagGACATGTGTACATGTATGAAATATCCATGGGTAATCGGGTTTGGATTATTGCTTCCTAAACTCATACACGTTTACCCAATGGGTGGAGATTTTATCTCATATCCATACCTATAGGAACAATTTttgtcccatacccgtacccCTAATAGGGGAATTTCCCATGGGTTAGCGAGTATCGGGTctccattgacatctctagtgGTGCCCAACCCAACCCACACGAGgctaggggtggatatcgagccagctcgaccgagctcgagctggctcgttaagggaATGAGCTGGCCCGGTTCGACTTGTTAAGCAACCGAGCCAGagaaccagctcggctcggctcgtttagctcgcgagccagaataaaaaatagtatacatgtatatatacaacaatataatcaattgttagttaatttcatactaatttaacactagaaaagactaacaatactcataattttatatatcacatcatttaaaccctaaactaacatagttcatcacttattaattcatccaatacaagtatagactttgttttatagataaatgctagctcattcgagctaacgagctggcttgagctcgtgtcgagctggctcgttaacgaaccgagttgagatgttagctcagctcatgataaaattgaaacgagacaagtcgagccgagccgagctggccacGAGTCAAGCGAGCTtacgagccacgagtattttgtccagccctacACGAGGCCCAATCCATCCATCAAGCCAAGCTAATCATATAGCCGGCCAGTCACATTCATTGGAAGCAATGCAAATCATCCATCCAATACCGCAACATCACACACGTGCTGGAACCATCATCCGCTTGCTTGGCATCTTGTTGCTACACCGACCGATTCTCTCGTGCAAACGCAACGACTGCACGTTATCCACGACACCGTACGTACAAGTACACGTACGTGTACGCTGCACAGGGATGTATTATATAGACACATAATCGTTTAAAAAAAGGTATGAGCTGTTTTGGATTATAGGATTATTTTCCAAATCCTACGTTTTTCCTATATTTTTAAACTAATTCCTATAAAATTTCTGTGAAATTTCTGCGTTCCAAATAAAACGTCCTATGTATAGAAGAACAAAAAGGAGtacaaatagaaaataaaacgcAAACATGTGTTACTGTCCTCGTCATGGTATATATTTTACAACTCCAAAAGCTCCAAAGTGCATAGATATGAAATTCACGTCAGCTCACCTGATGCAACACAACACACAACACCCGAAGAGAGCTTTTTTTTTGCCATTTTAAAATAAGCACAAAAGGCCCCCCAAGCTTTCATGCACAAACTTCACTCTCAATTCGTAGCTACCCAAATCCAAAATTACTGAAAAAGGGAATCATTCACAAGTAGTACTGACTAACCAGGATTACCAGCTACAAGAAATACTCTTTTGTTGTATCTTCTGGTCTTTCTATCCATTTTCTCCAGGCCATTTTTCCACACAAAAAAAATCCaactctttttttttttttttgcttcgaTGTTAGTTATACTTTAGAAGCCGACGGCAACAGCGGTCGCCGGCGTCTGCGGCAACGAGATGTCGTCGTCGCCAAAGAGCGACCCGATCACCATGAACTCCCCCTCCTCCTCGATATCGACGGCGGCGGCGTTCTCTTGGATCTGCCTCTGCCACTTCTCCCGGTACGAGTTGAGCTTCTCCAGCTTCAGCCCCTCGCGGAAGCTCTCGATGAACCTGTCCGCTTTCGTGTTCACGTCGGGGCTCGCGCAGTACGCAGGCGCCGGCGACGCTGTGATTGAAGGTGAGTCATCCTCGCCCTCTGACACCAGCGGAGGCGGCGGAGGCGGAGGTAGCGGCGGGAGCGGGTAGTATGTGTAGTACAATGGCGGCTGATGTGTGGGCGCGTGCACGGGGGCGCGCGGCTGCCGTGTCCTGACTGCTGGTGCTGGAGGCGCAAGACGAGACGCAGGCGGTGGTGGTTTCTTAGTTCGGCGAGTGGGTGGAGGCGGGGGTGGCGGCTGCGGTGGCGCGACGGAGTGGATGCGGCGGCTCTTATTGCCGCCCTTCTTGTTCTTGAAGAGGTTGGAGAAGATTGAGGACGGCGGTggccggggaggtggcggaggcggaggcggggcGTTGGTGGTGCGAACAGTGGAGTCCGGGCTCGCTGACGCATCTGACGACGGCGACGAGTAGTGGCCATCGGAATGGTGGTGCTGATGGGGCCTCCTCTTGGCCTTCATGGTAATGCTCTTGCGCTTCTTCTGGTAGAACGTAGCGATGGCGGATGCTAGATCTTTGGCGCCACCCACGCTGCCGCTGCGCTTCTTCTTGCTGCGCGACACCGTCGAACGAGGCGGAAGCGGAAGAGGAGGCGGAGGGGGTGGCGTTCCAGGCGCGAACATGGACGGCGATGGCGGCGGCAATAGATTCCTCACCTCTTCCACTACTACTATCTCTTGCTCCAGTTCCTGTGGTCTCGGCAGTTTCTCGACGCTGTGCCGTCGTCGTCGAGGAAGCGCCGGCGGTGGAGGCGGagatggaggtggtggagcagcAGGCACCATCACCACCGGCACTTTATGCTCGGGGACCATGTCCACCGCCACCGAGCTCCACCTCCTGCTCCTCGACGGAGCCACCGGCGCTTCCTGCTCCGGTATTACATCCACTGAGTTCCACCTGATGATCCTTGCAGGCGCCACCGCTGCCTGCCGCTCCGTTATCACGTCCACCGCCTCCGAGGTCCACCTCCTGTTCCTCGCCGGAGCCACCTGCGCCTCCTGCTCCAATACCATATCCAACGATTCTGAATTCCACCTCCTGAGCCTCGCTGCATCCTGCTCCGGCATGACGTCCACCACCTTCGAGTCCCACATCCTGCTCGTCGCCGGCGGCGCCCCGTGTTCCGGCATCACATCAACCACCTCTGAGTTCCACCTCCTGAGCCTCGCCGGCGCCAGCGCCTCCCCCCGCGGCGGCCTCTCCTCGTCCAcctcgtcgagcctctggacgctcctcctccgcctccgcggcTCCCGAGGCTGCGAGGCCCGGCCGCGCTCGACGAAGGTGTCGACGGGGATGGTCTTGACCTCCGTCGTCGCCGTCCTCCCGTGAAGGTCGACGTCCCAGGTCCGCTCCGGGCGACGGGCCCGGTACAGCTCGGCGTCGTCGTAGAAGCGGCAGGTGGCCTCGGGGGCCCAGACGCCGTCGCTGCCGAGGCGCAGCGAGCTGCTGCTCTTCATCCGGCGGATCCCCCCCGAGGCGTGGGCGTGGTGGTTGGTGCGGGGCAGGGTGGCGTAGATGGCGGACATGGAGTCGtagccctcctcctcctcctcctccaaatCCGCCGAGGTCGTAGTCGCCGCCGCCGTGGCGGGCGCCGAGGCCACCTCTCGATGACCGTCCTTGGCCGGCGTGGAAGTCGCGGCGGAAGAGGACTCCCCgtcgccgctgccgccgccgcctctgcggCCAAGGAGACCGCAGAGGATGGCGAAGAGCACGAGGCAGAGGTTGACGACGTCCCAGCCGCTCTTGAAGGTGATCCCGCCGCGGCGGTACCCTCCTTCTCCTCCTGCCCAGTGcatgccgccgccgcgccgcatcGCGGAGGGCAGGAAGGGCAGCAGGAGCAGCGCGAAGAGGAGCACGAGGACCCAGACCTTCGGCCCGCCGGGGCACGCATTGTCGTTGGCGTAGGCGTAGTGCGCGGGCGCGCTAACGCTGGTGGTCGGCGCTGCATGGTCCGTGGCGGCAGAAGGATTCGTCACCTGGGCGTCCATCGCAGCTCCTGCTCCTCCGCAGCTCTCTGTCTGTCGTTGGCTGGCTGCCCTGTTGTAGCTAGCTTCTTTGTTCTGTCTCCCTGACCTCACTGACACGGTGATATATATATACACGCGTACGTAAGGACAGACAGGCAGGTTTCGCTTTGCGGATGCTCTTCTCTGTTCTCTGATTGCTCGTCTAGGTTCCAAACGAAATGCCGCGTACGATAGGCTTTCCGCAAGCAAAAGCAATGTGGGATGCTGAATTTTTGACAAGCTGACAGGTAGATGCCGCAACGAACCATTCGTCAGACTTGTGCGGGAGCTGGGAGCAGGCAGTGCCGTGTGAGCGCCTTGCACTTGCCACTCCTCCGACCACATGTTGGCATGGCATGTTGCCCGTAACGAAGGTCCTCCGATCGGCGAGCGTTTCGGTGCGGATCGGGAGGAGCTCCCGAGAACCGGCCAGCATCCAGGCCATGAAATGAACGGCAAAGGTAACCGAATTCGGCTGCCTTCCGCCGCATGCACATTGTTCAGCTTCAGCATCCATTCCAGGCCATGAAATGAGCGTTTTGGAGCTTGCTGCCTAGGCTTGGCCTGATTGATCGAATGTTGACCAGCTGCAGATCCCAAAACCGTATCCCGTCCCGTCTGCAGCACGAAGCGTCCGTCCACCCCCAGCCCAGCCAGGCGTTTTTAGTTTGGGTTCTTTCAACCGGCAGCGTCAATCAATCAGGCCCTGGCGCCCTGCCTTTTTTTTGTTTGTTCCAGCCAGAGCCAGGCAGCCCCGGGTGCTCCGCTTGGCTCATCATCCACGCGACGACCAGATATGAACGAGAATGGACAGACCAACAGGAGTGCACGCTACTTCACTCGACTGATCTACTGCAATACACGCACTCCGCCCCGCCGTGCCCCTCTCCTGATCTCCGGCCCAGTATCTGGGCATGTGGTGGTCATCCCTACTACTACTCGTTCAAACGCTAGCTTCAGTAGGAAGGCCTGGTACTACTTGCTAAATAAAACAATACAAAACAAGAAGAAAGCTTGCGGGGTATAGTAGTACCAAGCGCAGGAACAGGATTCCTCCTGAAAACGCTACACGTCGCTCATGTAATTAGCAGGAACAGCACGAAGTCCCTGGGCAAGCATTGCTGGAAGAGAGTCCAGTCAACCGGGGGTGTAAGCCAACGACTGTTTTTAATGTCCTTCCTGATGATAACTCGGATCGTCGTACTAACTACCAACTCGCCGCAGCGCCAATAACCTAGGGGGGGCGTTGAGTATGCATCCGACCATCGTCTTTGTTTTCAGGTTCACAAATACTCCCCTAATACCTCTCTTCTCTTGTGCACATCATCGTAACTACACACAATAATTCAATGTGTATGTGTGTGTACAACTATCCGTGCTCGGAGAAGGTCGTGTACCTCAGTTTGATGCTAAGACACATTCAAGGATCCCGATACACAGGAAACTATTATAGGGCCTAGCTGTTGGGTTTGAGCCTCCATATAATTCGATAGACCCCTATAAGACTCGGGCCCTTTGGGTCCTAGGGCGCTCTAAAGGTCCGAGGTATTTTTTCGCACTTATGGTGCCTCGATAGGGTCCTTAGTGCCTCGGTACACTTCAATTATAACTAGATACGTGCACGTGTGTTTCTACGAAAGTAAAAAAAAAAATAGTATAAAATATATATACGGAACAACAAACATCGCTATGATAGGAAAAAACAGCGTGTGAAATTATCACCATAACACCAATattataatattattataaatacaCCGACTCAAATATAATGAACTGATGTCGAATAAACATTATTTTGTTCATATATTGATATGGTTTCAACATATCATCTAGATAGACCTCGTTTAAATGACAATCATTCCAAAAAAAAGACGTCGATCCTCCAGATTTTCGCAAATTACATAGATCGTGCTCCATGTTCATTTTCCAAACTAAAAGGATTAacccaaaagaaagcatttcaataCATTCTCCCAAACAGATAGGCAAATATTTATCAATACATAGATGACATGTTTGATGTTTCCTTTCTTGACACGAAAAATGTCGATCGATGAGAAACTAAAAACAAAATGAGATGAAACACTGGACTACTTGAAAGAATGCAAGGAAAGCAACAAAAAAAATGCTAAGAAGCTCAATTGCAACCTCACAGGAACCAAAACTTTAGAACTACATAAACAAATATGGCATATGTAGCAGCAATCAAGTTCAAAATAACTCTCTCGCATAGCTACAATAAATAATTAAGATACCAATCGTTGAAAACCAATAGAGCAGTTTACATCACTGCTAGTGATAGCCTGATAGGCAGCTAGGAAGCAAAAACCTTATTATAGGACAGgacagcacagcacagcacaacGAAAATAGGCAAGAAGAGAAGACTCCATTTGTTCATATCTAGATGGCTCAAGTAACATCTGTATGTTCCAAAAAACAAAGACAAGTGCATAGTAGCAAGCACTCGTCAACTCTATGAGCACAAGAAGCTATAGTATTAAGACATATTATTCCATGGTAATTTTGTAAGGATCATGTGTAGTTACAAACCAGTGCAGACGTTAAAATTGCTAGAGTTCCTGTATGAATTCCTGAGTCATCTCA of Zea mays cultivar B73 chromosome 8, Zm-B73-REFERENCE-NAM-5.0, whole genome shotgun sequence contains these proteins:
- the LOC111589982 gene encoding serine/arginine repetitive matrix protein 1 — translated: MDAQVTNPSAATDHAAPTTSVSAPAHYAYANDNACPGGPKVWVLVLLFALLLLPFLPSAMRRGGGMHWAGGEGGYRRGGITFKSGWDVVNLCLVLFAILCGLLGRRGGGGSGDGESSSAATSTPAKDGHREVASAPATAAATTTSADLEEEEEEGYDSMSAIYATLPRTNHHAHASGGIRRMKSSSSLRLGSDGVWAPEATCRFYDDAELYRARRPERTWDVDLHGRTATTEVKTIPVDTFVERGRASQPREPRRRRRSVQRLDEVDEERPPRGEALAPARLRRWNSEVVDVMPEHGAPPATSRMWDSKVVDVMPEQDAARLRRWNSESLDMVLEQEAQVAPARNRRWTSEAVDVITERQAAVAPARIIRWNSVDVIPEQEAPVAPSRSRRWSSVAVDMVPEHKVPVVMVPAAPPPPSPPPPPALPRRRRHSVEKLPRPQELEQEIVVVEEVRNLLPPPSPSMFAPGTPPPPPPLPLPPRSTVSRSKKKRSGSVGGAKDLASAIATFYQKKRKSITMKAKRRPHQHHHSDGHYSSPSSDASASPDSTVRTTNAPPPPPPPPRPPPSSIFSNLFKNKKGGNKSRRIHSVAPPQPPPPPPPTRRTKKPPPPASRLAPPAPAVRTRQPRAPVHAPTHQPPLYYTYYPLPPLPPPPPPPLVSEGEDDSPSITASPAPAYCASPDVNTKADRFIESFREGLKLEKLNSYREKWQRQIQENAAAVDIEEEGEFMVIGSLFGDDDISLPQTPATAVAVGF